The following coding sequences lie in one Montipora foliosa isolate CH-2021 chromosome 11, ASM3666993v2, whole genome shotgun sequence genomic window:
- the LOC137975061 gene encoding uncharacterized protein encodes MMIREYYVDTLMTRQTGQELTTPEVCKARNDSFTFTMANSKTAPHSPTPDEFDLTAILKSGVPGGFWPNQCFLLAIARGRDGKILSKKVYKSSATNHAYKKAIEDLEENPLFALKELQLMSNFSPSGTCARDVCKWLSQNQGVCVSIRFAHLHNIHVHVDQVAEENAIGLRKLVENGVSIKALSDYDWLQLLMIDRGFAAKDEWIAKRKQVDEKNQKDLEEILQTTSLDETLKSMRLY; translated from the coding sequence ATGATGATACGTGAGTATTATGTTGACACGCTAATGACAAGACAAACAGGACAAGAGTTGACAACACCGGAAGTTTGCAAAGCACGTAACGACAGCTTCACTTTCACTATGGCTAATTCCAAAACTGCACCGCACAGTCCGACTCCAGACGAATTTGACTTGACAGCCATTTTGAAGTCTGGCGTCCCCGGCGGGTTTTGGCCCAACCAATGTTTCTTACTGGCCATTGCCAGAGGAAGAGACGGCAAGATTCTGTCTAAGAAAGTTTACAAGAGCTCCGCAACGAACCACGCTTACAAGAAAGCCATAGAAGACCTCGAGGAAAACCCGCTATTTGCTTTGAAGGAATTGCAACTCATGAGTAACTTCTCACCGTCTGGTACTTGTGCCAGAGATGTGTGCAAGTGGCTCTCGCAAAACCAAGGAGTTTGCGTGTCGATTCGTTTCGCGCATCTTCACAATATTCACGTTCACGTGGACCAGGTTGCAGAAGAAAATGCGATTGGTCTGAGGAAGTTAGTTGAAAATGGAGTGTCGATTAAGGCTTTGTCAGATTATGATTGGCTGCAGCTGCTGATGATCGATCGTGGATTCGCCGCTAAGGATGAGTGGATCGCGAAGAGGAAACAAGTGgacgaaaaaaatcaaaaagatTTGGAAGAAATACTTCAGACGACAAGCTTGGACGAGACGCTAAAAAGTATGCGACTGTACTGA